A DNA window from Drosophila pseudoobscura strain MV-25-SWS-2005 chromosome 2, UCI_Dpse_MV25, whole genome shotgun sequence contains the following coding sequences:
- the LOC6897541 gene encoding terminal uridylyltransferase Tailor-like — protein MSLNSETFWQSLLEHVSMADIIKENEELNNHIKNDVKKTLQWKFPNTPLQVRLFGSRIMGVGRSESDLDIFVVIGNSSGVYNEKLTPNVHFNLRTIVSAILDNKTKWELTSVLDRTFPLVTVLHKGTNIKCDINFLNRMSCDQNQLVNYIFKLQPIARYMVIFLRAWSQKHGLSRCFRSHIFILLVIFFLQVQGHLPAIKDLQTDLVPNVAPWTSNFHEFPLSKFGMKEIGVNENKTRQILHEFFKLYSTFPFHELVVCPYLGKRIFRRKLKDLMPPWFKYPVKSPVFIQDLILLDHNKGRIIKPHNLWNFQDQCRNMGYWNMQKPQ, from the exons atgagtCTGA ACTCGGAGACCTTCTGGCAAAGCCTCTTGGAGCATGTGAGCATGGCCGATATCATTAAAGAGAACGAGGAGCTAAACAACCACATAAAAAACGATGTAAAGAAAACATTGCAGTGGAAATTCCCAAATACTCCGCTTCAGGTGAGATTGTTTGGCTCCCGCATAATGGGAGTGGGTCGCTCCGAATCAGACCTCGATATATTTGTAGTTATAG GTAACTCTTCTGGAGTATATAACGAGAAGTTAACCCCGAACGTACATTTTAATCTACGCACGATCGTGAGTGCGATCCTAGATAATAAAACTAAGTGGGAACTTACATCCGTCCTAGATCGCACCTTTCCACTCGTCACTGTCCTCCATAAAGGGACAAACATTAAGTGCGACATAAACTTCCTGAACAGAATGTCTTGTGACCAGAACCAGTTGGTCAACTACATCTTTAAACTGCAGCCCATTG CTCGCTACATGGTGATATTTCTGCGGGCCTGGTCCCAAAAACACGGCCTTAGCAGATGCTTTCGAAGCCATATCTTTATCTTGTTGGTGATTTTCTTCCTGCAAGTCCAGGGCCATCTACCAGCCATCAAAGATCTTCAGACTGATCTTGTTCCCAATGTTGCTC CATGGACATCAAACTTTCACGAATTTCCGTTGTCAAAGTTTGGAATGAAGGAAATTGGAGTGAACGAAAACAAAACTCGCCAGATCTTACACGAATTCTTCAAGTTGTATTCTACCTTTCCCTTTCATGAGTTGGTTGTTTGCCCCTATTTGGGAAAGCGCATTTTTCGCCGAAAGCTAAAGGACTTAATGCCCCCATG GTTCAAGTATCCTGTAAAATCTCCGGTGTTCATACAAGACCTGATACTCTTGGATCATAACAAAGGTCGGATTATAAAGCCGCATAATCTGTGGAACTTTCAGGACCAGTGCAGGAATATGGGTTATTGGAATATGCAGAAACCCCAATAG
- the LOC13036451 gene encoding terminal uridylyltransferase Tailor-like — MSLYSALFWTDLLKMVHKANLIKENAELQQKIKNDVKKTLQWKFPNTPLQVRLFGSRIMGVGDSESDLDIYLVIGNSSGVFNEKLTRKVRFNLRTIVRAIRNNSTMWNITTVIDRFFPLVTAVHKGTNIKCDINFLNSMSCDQNQLVNYIFNLQPIARYMVIFLRAWSQKHGLSGRFRSHIFILLVIFFLQVQGHLPAIKDLQTDLVPNVAPWTSNFHEFPLSKFGMKEIGVNENKTRQILHEFFKLYSTFPFHELVVCPYLGKRVIRKQLKDLMPPFFKYPVKSPVFVQDLILLDHNKGFQIKQLQIYAFQDLCGAEIKDYDDDYY; from the exons atgagTTTGT ACTCGGCGCTCTTCTGGACAGACCTCTTAAAGATGGTGCACAAAGCCAATTTAATTAAGGAGAATGCAGAGCTacaacagaaaataaaaaacgatGTAAAGAAAACATTGCAGTGGAAATTCCCAAATACTCCGCTTCAGGTGAGATTGTTTGGCTCCCGCATAATGGGAGTGGGTGATTCCGAATCAGACCTCGATATATATTTAGTTATAG GTAACTCTTCTGGAGTATTTAACGAGAAGTTAACCCGGAAAGTACGTTTTAACCTTCGCACGATCGTAAGAGCGATTCGAAATAATAGCACTATGTGGAATATTACAACCGTCATAGATCGCTTCTTTCCACTCGTCACTGCCGTCCATAAGGGGACAAACATTAAGTGCGACATAAACTTCCTGAACAGCATGTCTTGTGACCAGAACCAGTTGGTCAACTACATCTTTAATCTGCAGCCCATTG CTCGCTACATGGTGATATTTCTGCGGGCCTGGTCCCAAAAACACGGCCTTAGCGGACGCTTTCGAAGCCATATCTTTATCTTGTTGGTGATTTTCTTCCTGCAAGTCCAGGGCCATCTACCAGCCATCAAAGATCTTCAGACTGATCTTGTTCCCAATGTTGCTC CATGGACATCAAACTTTCACGAATTTCCGTTGTCAAAGTTTGGTATGAAGGAAATTGGAGTGAACGAAAACAAAACTCGCCAGATCTTACACGAATTCTTCAAGTTGTATTCTACCTTTCCCTTTCACGAGCTGGTTGTTTGTCCCTATCTGGGAAAGCGTGTTATTCGCAAACAGCTAAAGGACTTAATGCCCCCATT TTTCAAGTATCCAGTCAAATCTCCGGTGTTCGTACAAGACCTAATACTCTTGGATCATAACAAGGGCTTCCAAATAAAGCAGCTGCAGATTTACGCGTTTCAAGACCTTTGCGGCGCTGAAATTAAagattatgatgatgattattattaa
- the Ass gene encoding argininosuccinate synthase, whose protein sequence is MTGETVILAYSGGLDTSCILKWLLDQQYNVICVLADVGQKEDFAAAEKKALNIGANKVIVVDAKQSFVEDYIWPAIQMGLIYEERYLLGTSLARPCISVALMEVARRYDAKYLAHGATGKGNDQVRFELCAYALKPDLKIIAPWRDVEFCRRFQGRQDLIAYAQANGIEVSAKPSTPWSTDANILHISYESGVLEDPNTVAPASLYEMTVDPLVQAPRQPVRVVIHFEHGLPTIVEDLSGKRDYRTPLEMLKFLNDVGGSYGIGRIDIVENRYVGLKSRGVYETPGGTILYTAHQDLEVFALDREVLRTKQVLRDRMTDYVYNGFWFSPEAIYAQRCIELAEQKVNGQVTIELAPGYCRAIARKASEAGGSLYNEQLVSMDVHGGYVPQDAGGFIAINAVRIREHVRAFGPYEVAKQTK, encoded by the exons ATGACTGGAGAAACAGTTATCTTGGCCTATTCCGGCGGATTGGACACCAGCTGCATTCTTAAATGGCTACTGGACCAGCAGTACAACGTCATCTGTGTCTTGGCTGATGTTGGCCAGAAAGAGGACTTTGCAGCGGCCGAAAAGAAGGCTCTCAATATCGGCGCCAATAAG GTTATCGTGGTCGATGCGAAGCAGTCTTTCGTGGAGGACTACATCTGGCCGGCCATCCAGATGGGCCTCATCTACGAGGAGCGCTATTTGCTGGGCACATCGCTGGCACGGCCCTGCATCAGCGTGGCTCTGATGGAGGTGGCGCGTCGATACGATGCCAAGTACCTGGCCCACGGCGCCACCGGGAAGGGAAACGATCAGGTGCGCTTTGAGCTGTGCGCATATGCCCTTAAGCCGGATCTGAAG ATAATCGCTCCCTGGCGCGATGTGGAGTTCTGTAGACGTTTTCAGGGGCGCCAGGATCTCATAGCCTATGCCCAGGCGAATGGCATTGAGGTGAGCGCCAAGCCGTCCACTCCCTGGAGCACCGATGCCAACATTTTGCACATTAGCTACGAGTCTGGTGTGCTGGAGGATCCCAATACTGTGGCTCCGGCTAGTCTCTACGAGATGACGGTTGATCCATTGGTGCAGGCTCCACGACAGCCCGTCCGTGTTGTCATTCATTTTGAGCACGGTCTGCCCACCATTGTCGAGGACCTGTCTGGCAAGCGCGACTATCGCACACCCCTGGAGATGCTGAAGTTCCTCAATGATGTCGGAGGCTCCTATGGCATCGGGCGAATCGACATTGTCGAGAATCGCTATGTGGGACTCAAGTCCCGTGGCGTCTACGAGACTCCGGGCGGCACCATCCTCTACACCGCCCACCAGGATCTGGAGGTGTTTGCCCTGGACCGCGAGGTTCTGCGCACCAAGCAAGTTCTGCGCGATCGCATGACCGACTATGTTTACAATGGATTCTGGTTCAGTCCCGAGGCCATCTATGCCCAGCGATGCATTGAGCTGGCCGAGCAGAAGGTCAATGGTCAAGTAACCATAGAGCTGGCCCCCGGCTATTGTCGGGCCATTGCCCGCAAAGCATCGGAGGCTGGCGGTTCGCTGTACAACGAACAGCTCGTTTCGATGGACGTTCATGGCGGCTATGTGCCGCAGGATGCGGGTGGTTTTATTGCCATCAATGCGGTCAGGATAAGGGAGCATGTGCGTGCATTTGGACCCTATGAAGTGGCCAAACAAACGAAATGa